A window of Streptomyces sp. NBC_01241 genomic DNA:
CTGCTCGGCGCGCGGGTCCCGGTCAACCGGCTGGTACTGGTCGCGGCAGCGGTCGTCGTACTCGTGGCACTGCGGCTCTTCCTCAGCCGTACCCGGCACGGTCTGGTGGTACGGGCCGGGGTCGAGGACCGGGCGATGGTCACCGCCCTCGGCATCGACGTACGCAGGGCGTTCACGCTCGTCTTCGCGATCGGCGGCTGCGCCGCCGCCCTCGGCGGGGCACTCGGCGGCCTGTACTTCGGCTCGGTCGACCCCCGTCAGGGCACCTCACTGCTGATCTTCGCGTTCGTCGTGGTCGTCACCGGGGGCATGGGCTCGGTGACCGGCGCCGCCGTGGCATCGGTCGTCATCGGCCTGGTCCAGCAGTTCGCCAACTACTACACCGCAGCGGGCCTCGGCGACCTGGCCGTCGTCGTCCTGCTCGCCGCGCTGCTGCTCATCCGGCCGCGCGGACTGACCGGGAGG
This region includes:
- a CDS encoding branched-chain amino acid ABC transporter permease translates to MSTVVLLTMTGLGLGALYFLIASGLSLIFGLMDVLNFAHGALLSIGAYGTWWAASGNLPGAGPGGAGFVLAVLFGTAVGTAAAVLLELAVVRPLYTRPREQVLATVGVGLAVPALLSGIWGSDARTFPGPEALSGTFGLLGARVPVNRLVLVAAAVVVLVALRLFLSRTRHGLVVRAGVEDRAMVTALGIDVRRAFTLVFAIGGCAAALGGALGGLYFGSVDPRQGTSLLIFAFVVVVTGGMGSVTGAAVASVVIGLVQQFANYYTAAGLGDLAVVVLLAALLLIRPRGLTGRLA